One Nostocoides sp. HKS02 genomic window carries:
- a CDS encoding MarP family serine protease, protein MFLGLTVLDYILIVLFISYAITGFRQGLLVSVLSLAGFLSGGALAMWLVPLAMNQWAQLESSPLLRTVILIAGVFILASTGQAIAVALGGRVRSTLRVKPAQIFDSVLGAVAVVLSAAVLVWFIAGALRGGAPAPIAKAIGESRVLRIIDGVVPPQTSRLFAGFREVLDREGFPRVFDGLEAERIAPVAPPDPAVAQSQGVRDAADSIIKITGVAEACNRGQEGSGWVVAPERVVTNAHVVAGMKSATLRIHGTGRSYTGRVVLFDPRRDLAVLAVPGLQAAPLRQGADLVRGDAGVVAGFPLDGPYQLDAARVREVVDARGSDIYGQPGTNREVYSLYAQVRPGNSGGPLLAPDGRVVGVIFAKSLDDDRTGYALTIAEAQPDLAAAASASNTVSTGSCVAG, encoded by the coding sequence ATGTTCCTCGGACTCACCGTCCTCGACTACATCCTCATCGTGCTGTTCATCAGCTACGCCATCACGGGGTTCCGGCAAGGCCTGCTCGTCAGTGTGCTCTCGCTCGCGGGATTCCTCTCCGGTGGTGCCCTGGCGATGTGGCTCGTGCCGCTGGCCATGAACCAGTGGGCCCAGCTCGAGTCCTCGCCCCTGTTGCGCACCGTGATCCTCATCGCCGGGGTGTTCATCCTCGCCTCGACCGGTCAGGCGATCGCCGTGGCGCTGGGCGGGCGCGTGCGCTCGACCTTGCGGGTCAAGCCTGCCCAGATCTTCGACTCGGTGCTCGGCGCGGTCGCCGTGGTGCTGTCCGCCGCGGTCCTCGTGTGGTTCATCGCCGGGGCGCTGCGCGGTGGGGCCCCGGCGCCGATCGCCAAGGCCATCGGTGAGTCCCGCGTTCTTCGCATCATCGACGGGGTCGTCCCGCCGCAGACCTCGCGGCTCTTCGCCGGCTTCCGCGAGGTGCTCGACCGCGAGGGCTTCCCGCGGGTGTTCGACGGGCTCGAGGCCGAGCGCATCGCCCCTGTTGCGCCCCCGGACCCGGCTGTCGCCCAGTCCCAGGGCGTGCGCGACGCCGCGGACTCCATCATCAAGATCACGGGGGTCGCCGAGGCCTGCAACCGTGGCCAGGAGGGCAGCGGCTGGGTGGTCGCGCCCGAGCGGGTCGTCACGAACGCTCACGTGGTGGCTGGCATGAAGTCCGCGACCCTGCGCATCCACGGCACCGGCCGCTCCTACACCGGGCGGGTCGTCCTGTTCGACCCCCGGCGAGACCTCGCGGTGCTCGCCGTGCCGGGCCTGCAGGCCGCACCGCTGCGCCAGGGAGCCGACCTCGTGCGCGGCGATGCCGGAGTCGTCGCCGGGTTCCCGCTCGACGGCCCGTACCAGCTCGACGCGGCCCGGGTCCGCGAGGTGGTCGACGCCCGCGGCTCCGACATCTACGGCCAGCCCGGCACCAACCGTGAGGTCTACTCGCTCTACGCCCAAGTGCGTCCGGGCAACTCCGGGGGACCGCTGCTGGCGCCTGACGGCCGGGTCGTCGGCGTCATCTTCGCCAAGTCCCTCGACGACGACCGCACCGGCTACGCCTTGACCATCGCCGAGGCCCAGCCCGACCTTGCCGCGGCTGCCTCGGCGTCGAACACGGTCAGCACCGGCAGCTGCGTCGCGGGCTGA
- a CDS encoding CoA pyrophosphatase, whose product MPRPAWLDRALAGVEQADEGFFARFAPPPEGGRRSSVLILFGPAPRGGEDVVLTERAHTLRTQPGDISFPGGKREPSDASDAAAALRETQEEVGIDPATIDVVGELPAIYLAPRKFVVTPVLGWWAQPGSVDRVDPGEVHRAVRAPLADLLDPAARFTVTHPSGYRGPGFDVDGLFVWGFTAGLLSAVLDFGGLTVPWDRSVERSLPVRYQPGGRRDALTQTATEGRA is encoded by the coding sequence GTGCCCCGTCCCGCCTGGCTCGACCGCGCCCTGGCCGGGGTGGAGCAGGCCGACGAGGGCTTCTTCGCCCGGTTCGCGCCGCCGCCTGAGGGCGGACGACGCTCCAGCGTGCTCATCCTGTTCGGGCCGGCCCCGCGGGGCGGCGAGGACGTCGTCCTGACCGAGCGGGCCCACACGTTGCGCACCCAGCCCGGTGACATCTCGTTCCCCGGTGGCAAACGCGAGCCGTCCGACGCCTCCGATGCCGCCGCCGCGCTGCGCGAGACCCAGGAGGAGGTCGGCATCGACCCGGCCACGATCGACGTCGTGGGCGAGCTACCGGCCATCTACCTCGCCCCCCGCAAGTTCGTCGTGACGCCGGTGCTGGGCTGGTGGGCTCAGCCCGGGTCGGTCGACCGGGTCGACCCGGGCGAGGTGCACCGGGCCGTGCGCGCGCCGCTGGCCGACCTGCTCGACCCGGCCGCTCGGTTCACCGTGACGCACCCCAGTGGCTACCGCGGGCCCGGGTTCGACGTCGACGGCCTGTTCGTGTGGGGGTTCACGGCGGGACTGCTGTCGGCTGTGCTCGATTTCGGCGGTTTGACCGTTCCGTGGGACCGTAGCGTTGAACGGTCCCTGCCCGTGCGCTACCAGCCCGGGGGTCGACGGGACGCCTTGACCCAGACCGCGACGGAAGGCCGGGCCTGA
- the nth gene encoding endonuclease III codes for MYRALHDRYPYAHCELDFENPLQLLVATILSAQTTDVMVNKVTPALFARYPDAAALAGADREALETLLKPTGFFRAKTNSVMRLGAELVERFGGEVPPRLKDLVTLPGVGRKTANVVLGNAFDIPGITVDTHFGRLVRRFGWTDEDDPVKVEEAVGGLFPRKDWTMLSHVVIFHGRRTCHARKPACGACPVARLCPSYGVGETDPDAAAKLLKFELAPAASSAPFPYAVGPGPL; via the coding sequence ATGTATCGCGCCCTGCACGACCGCTATCCGTACGCCCACTGCGAGCTCGACTTCGAGAATCCGCTCCAGCTCCTCGTCGCGACGATCCTGTCGGCCCAGACCACCGACGTCATGGTCAACAAGGTCACCCCGGCGCTGTTTGCCCGCTACCCCGACGCTGCGGCCCTGGCTGGCGCCGACCGTGAGGCCCTCGAGACGCTGCTCAAGCCCACCGGCTTCTTCCGCGCCAAGACCAACTCGGTCATGCGGCTCGGTGCCGAGCTCGTCGAGCGGTTCGGGGGCGAGGTGCCGCCTCGGCTCAAGGACCTCGTCACGCTCCCCGGTGTCGGTCGCAAGACCGCGAACGTCGTCCTGGGCAACGCCTTCGACATCCCGGGCATCACCGTCGACACCCACTTCGGGCGACTGGTGCGCCGGTTCGGGTGGACCGACGAGGACGACCCGGTCAAGGTCGAGGAGGCCGTCGGGGGGCTCTTCCCCCGCAAGGACTGGACGATGCTGTCCCACGTCGTGATCTTCCACGGCCGGCGCACCTGCCACGCCCGCAAGCCCGCCTGCGGCGCCTGCCCGGTGGCGCGGCTCTGCCCGTCCTACGGCGTGGGCGAGACCGACCCCGACGCGGCGGCGAAGCTGCTCAAGTTCGAGCTCGCCCCCGCCGCCTCGAGCGCCCCCTTCCCGTATGCCGTGGGGCCTGGTCCGCTGTGA
- a CDS encoding MBL fold metallo-hydrolase yields MTATRPPEPSAAVGDWQGGQVSPRALCILCPNPGPMTLDGTNTWVLLEPGATEALVIDPGPLDEAHLRAVVAAVEGRGARVVQTLLTHGHADHAEGAGRFGELSGAPTRAVGRGHDDLADGTELRVGGLELRVVATPGHTSDSVSFALPADHALLTGDTVLGRGTTVVAHPDGELAAYLESLERIAHLTGDGEVTAILPGHGPVVPDAAAMVAFYRTHRAERLEQVRQAVADGASGVQQVVERVYADVPREVWPAAALSVAAQLDYLRGRS; encoded by the coding sequence ATGACCGCCACCCGTCCGCCCGAGCCGTCAGCCGCTGTCGGTGACTGGCAGGGCGGCCAGGTCTCGCCGCGAGCGCTGTGCATCCTGTGCCCCAACCCGGGCCCGATGACGCTCGACGGCACGAACACCTGGGTGCTGCTCGAGCCCGGTGCCACCGAGGCGTTGGTCATCGACCCCGGGCCCCTCGACGAGGCCCACCTGCGGGCCGTCGTCGCGGCGGTCGAGGGCAGGGGAGCGCGCGTCGTGCAGACCCTGCTCACCCACGGGCACGCCGACCACGCCGAGGGGGCGGGTCGCTTCGGCGAGCTGAGTGGGGCGCCCACCCGCGCCGTCGGTCGTGGCCACGACGACCTCGCCGACGGCACCGAGCTGCGCGTGGGGGGTCTCGAGCTGCGGGTGGTCGCCACACCCGGGCACACCTCCGACTCGGTGTCGTTCGCCCTGCCCGCCGACCACGCCCTGCTCACCGGCGACACGGTGCTCGGCCGCGGCACCACGGTGGTCGCCCACCCCGATGGCGAGCTCGCGGCATACCTCGAGAGCCTCGAGCGGATCGCACACCTCACGGGCGACGGTGAGGTGACGGCGATCCTGCCCGGCCACGGGCCGGTGGTGCCGGACGCCGCAGCGATGGTCGCGTTCTACCGCACGCACCGGGCCGAGCGGCTCGAGCAGGTCCGGCAGGCGGTCGCCGACGGCGCCTCAGGGGTCCAGCAGGTGGTGGAGCGGGTGTATGCCGACGTGCCCCGTGAGGTCTGGCCGGCGGCAGCCTTGTCCGTGGCGGCGCAGTTGGACTACCTGCGCGGCCGTTCCTGA
- a CDS encoding NUDIX hydrolase: MIRDFPLGDAPALRERAGAWLASPDPGSGVVPKPAATVMFVRDGPAGVEVFMLRRVATMAFAPRMMVFPGGGVDARDADTSLPWAGPSPADWASRLEVAESTARELVAAAVREVFEESGVLLAGPTADKVIADVSGDHWQEQRRRLLAREASLSEVLTEHELVLRSDLLGYRSHWITPTFEGRRYDTRFFAAAVPHGQRADDLTTEADLADWVRPADLLASWRAGEALMLPPTIVSVEEVASAASAATFIAEQPPIAPVQPELVQTPQGVVLRARLPR, translated from the coding sequence GTGATCCGCGACTTCCCCCTGGGCGACGCGCCGGCGCTGCGCGAGCGCGCCGGCGCGTGGCTCGCTTCGCCAGACCCTGGGAGCGGGGTGGTCCCGAAGCCCGCTGCCACGGTGATGTTCGTGCGTGACGGCCCCGCGGGGGTCGAGGTCTTCATGCTGCGCCGGGTGGCGACCATGGCATTCGCGCCGCGGATGATGGTGTTCCCCGGCGGCGGTGTGGATGCCCGTGACGCCGACACCTCCCTGCCGTGGGCGGGGCCGTCCCCGGCCGACTGGGCCTCCCGGCTCGAGGTGGCCGAGTCGACCGCGCGTGAGCTCGTCGCGGCGGCGGTCCGCGAGGTCTTCGAGGAAAGCGGCGTGCTCCTCGCGGGGCCGACCGCCGACAAGGTCATCGCCGACGTCAGCGGAGACCACTGGCAGGAGCAGCGGCGCCGGCTGCTGGCGCGTGAGGCGTCCCTGTCCGAGGTGCTGACCGAGCACGAGCTGGTGCTGCGCTCCGACCTGCTCGGCTACCGCTCCCACTGGATCACCCCGACGTTCGAGGGGCGCCGCTACGACACCCGGTTCTTCGCCGCGGCGGTCCCGCACGGCCAGCGCGCCGACGACCTGACCACCGAGGCCGACCTGGCCGACTGGGTGCGGCCCGCCGACCTGCTGGCCTCGTGGCGGGCTGGTGAGGCGCTGATGCTGCCGCCCACCATCGTCAGCGTCGAGGAGGTGGCCTCGGCCGCGTCGGCTGCCACCTTCATCGCCGAGCAACCACCGATCGCGCCCGTCCAGCCCGAGCTCGTCCAGACGCCGCAGGGCGTGGTCCTGCGCGCCCGGCTGCCGCGCTGA
- a CDS encoding RidA family protein → MSAVEDRLAELGLTVPDVAKPVAAYVPAIQDGRRIYTSGQLPMVAGALVQTGKVGDGHGLVPAEDAAKLAEVCALNAIAAVKSIIGDLDKVAQVVKVVGFVASDPSFTGQPAVINGASELLGKAFGDAGIHARSAVGVAVLPMDAPVEVEIVVALADE, encoded by the coding sequence ATGTCCGCCGTTGAAGACCGCCTTGCAGAGCTCGGCCTGACCGTCCCCGACGTCGCCAAGCCGGTGGCCGCCTATGTCCCCGCGATCCAGGACGGGCGCCGCATCTACACCTCCGGCCAGCTCCCCATGGTCGCCGGTGCCCTCGTCCAGACCGGCAAGGTCGGCGACGGCCATGGCCTGGTCCCGGCCGAGGATGCCGCCAAGCTCGCGGAGGTCTGCGCGCTCAACGCCATCGCGGCCGTGAAGTCCATCATCGGTGACCTCGACAAGGTCGCCCAGGTCGTCAAGGTCGTGGGCTTCGTCGCCTCGGACCCGTCGTTCACCGGCCAGCCGGCCGTCATCAACGGGGCGAGCGAGCTGCTCGGCAAGGCCTTCGGCGACGCCGGCATCCACGCCCGTTCGGCCGTCGGGGTCGCGGTGCTGCCCATGGACGCCCCCGTCGAGGTCGAGATCGTCGTCGCGCTCGCCGACGAGTGA
- a CDS encoding DUF4177 domain-containing protein: MRKFEYATVPLIVHATKQILDQWGEDGWELVQVLTGPDGSGLVAYLKREKA, translated from the coding sequence ATGCGCAAGTTCGAGTACGCCACCGTGCCTCTCATCGTCCACGCCACCAAGCAGATCCTCGACCAGTGGGGAGAGGACGGCTGGGAGCTCGTGCAAGTCCTGACCGGGCCCGATGGCTCCGGACTGGTCGCCTACCTGAAGCGAGAGAAGGCCTGA
- a CDS encoding S9 family peptidase, translated as MAYGADRDPIAVLDERAADPTRTISYGPDAAQVYDVRMPRRVTRGLTVVVVHGGFWRPEYDRGHASRQAQAFADAGFPTAVVEYRRAAMPGGGWPGTAQDVAAAITAIRQDPAFAQPTAHPLVLVGHSAGGQLVAWAAAQPWAHGLRGVVSLAGVLDLAHGQATGVGGGAIEAFLGGSPAQVPDSYAAADPVRLLAGIPVVVLHARDDEEVPFELSERYAAAHHGPGVRFTPADTGGHYGWIDPENAAFEQVLAAVDLLAS; from the coding sequence ATGGCCTATGGCGCGGACCGCGATCCCATCGCCGTGCTCGACGAGCGGGCAGCGGACCCGACGCGCACCATCTCCTACGGCCCGGACGCGGCGCAGGTCTACGACGTCCGGATGCCCCGCCGGGTGACCCGCGGGCTGACGGTGGTGGTGGTCCATGGCGGGTTCTGGCGCCCGGAGTACGACCGCGGCCACGCCAGCCGCCAGGCGCAGGCCTTCGCGGATGCCGGCTTCCCCACCGCGGTCGTCGAGTACCGCCGCGCCGCCATGCCCGGCGGCGGGTGGCCCGGCACCGCGCAGGACGTCGCCGCGGCGATCACGGCGATCCGGCAGGACCCGGCCTTCGCCCAGCCCACCGCGCATCCGCTTGTCCTCGTCGGGCACTCCGCAGGCGGCCAGCTGGTGGCCTGGGCGGCGGCGCAGCCGTGGGCGCACGGCCTGCGCGGCGTCGTCAGCCTCGCGGGCGTCCTCGACCTCGCCCACGGACAGGCGACCGGGGTCGGTGGTGGGGCGATCGAGGCGTTCCTCGGCGGGTCACCGGCCCAGGTACCCGACTCCTATGCCGCGGCCGACCCGGTGCGCCTGCTCGCCGGCATACCGGTGGTCGTGCTGCACGCGCGGGACGACGAGGAGGTGCCGTTCGAGCTGAGCGAGCGGTATGCCGCGGCCCACCACGGCCCCGGCGTGCGCTTCACCCCGGCTGACACCGGTGGCCACTACGGGTGGATCGACCCCGAGAACGCGGCGTTCGAGCAGGTCCTGGCAGCGGTGGACCTGCTCGCCTCCTAG
- a CDS encoding ArsA-related P-loop ATPase has protein sequence MPEATTDDHQRLAKVRLHVVTGKGGTGKTTVAAALALALTRQGKRVLLAEVEGRQGISQTFDVAPLGHTETRILHDRTGGELWGLSVDAKESLLEYLQKFYKLGRAGSVLERFGAIDFATTIAPGVRDVLLIGKVYEAAGRRTGRSGGPAYDTVILDAPPTGRVVRFLNVNAEVADVARMGPIRSQADSITRMLRSHTTAVHVVTLLEEMPVQETVDALADLRAASLPVGAIVVNQLRVPLLTDRALKAVAARSTTKLRAGVRADLVAAGVKATDPLVAGLLADGREHADRVALEREQDALLVALGRRMVRLPLLAEGTDTGGIAVLAAQVAEQGMV, from the coding sequence ATGCCCGAGGCGACCACGGACGACCACCAGCGGCTGGCCAAGGTCCGGCTGCACGTCGTCACCGGCAAGGGCGGCACCGGGAAGACGACCGTCGCAGCGGCTCTGGCGCTGGCGCTCACGAGGCAGGGCAAGCGGGTGCTGCTCGCCGAGGTGGAGGGCCGCCAGGGCATCTCCCAGACCTTCGACGTCGCGCCACTCGGCCATACCGAGACCCGGATCCTCCACGACCGCACCGGCGGCGAGCTGTGGGGCCTGTCCGTCGACGCCAAGGAGTCCTTGCTCGAGTACCTCCAGAAGTTCTACAAGCTCGGCCGGGCCGGGTCGGTCCTCGAGCGGTTCGGGGCCATCGACTTCGCGACGACCATCGCGCCGGGCGTCCGTGACGTCCTGCTCATCGGCAAGGTCTACGAGGCTGCCGGTCGCCGCACCGGTCGCAGCGGCGGGCCCGCCTACGACACGGTCATCCTCGACGCACCGCCGACCGGTCGGGTGGTGCGGTTCCTCAACGTCAACGCCGAGGTGGCCGACGTCGCCCGGATGGGTCCGATCCGGTCGCAGGCCGACTCGATCACGCGCATGCTGCGCAGCCACACCACCGCCGTCCACGTCGTCACACTCCTCGAGGAGATGCCCGTGCAGGAGACGGTCGACGCCCTCGCCGACCTGCGGGCCGCATCGCTGCCGGTCGGGGCCATCGTCGTGAACCAGCTGCGGGTCCCCCTGCTGACCGACCGCGCCCTCAAGGCTGTCGCCGCCCGGTCCACCACCAAGCTGCGAGCCGGGGTGCGCGCCGACCTGGTCGCGGCTGGGGTCAAGGCCACCGACCCGCTCGTCGCCGGGCTGCTCGCCGACGGGCGGGAGCACGCCGACCGCGTGGCCCTCGAGCGCGAGCAGGACGCCCTCCTCGTCGCCCTGGGGCGCCGCATGGTGCGGCTGCCGTTGCTCGCCGAGGGCACCGACACCGGGGGCATCGCCGTGCTCGCGGCCCAGGTCGCCGAGCAGGGGATGGTCTGA
- a CDS encoding ArsA family ATPase, whose translation MATPPALDLAALLTDQRTRIVVCCGAGGVGKTTTAAALGLWAAEQGRRVVVLTIDPARRLAQSLGLTELDNTPRPVVGVDPAAGGSLDAMMLDMKRTFDEVVEQHATPDKAAQILANPFYQAVSSSFAGTQEYMAMEKLGQLRAEADRDGRWDLVVVDTPPSRSALDFLDAPSRLGSFLDGRFIRLLAAPAKAGGRAGFKVFSVGVSVVSGTLTKVLGGEMLRDVRTFVAALDTMFGGFRERADQTYALLKDSETAFVVVAAPERDALREASFFAGRLDEEGMPLAGLVVNRIQRVAAPSLSASRALAAAEQLADASNGTGTAATTEGLLRLHATLAETAARQEGLVSRFTAGHPGIPLVEVPAAAQDIHDLTGLRGIAAALTQGSRV comes from the coding sequence ATGGCCACGCCGCCCGCCCTCGACCTCGCCGCCCTGCTCACCGACCAGCGGACCCGGATCGTCGTGTGCTGCGGGGCGGGCGGGGTCGGCAAGACCACCACCGCGGCGGCCCTCGGCCTCTGGGCCGCCGAGCAGGGACGGCGGGTGGTCGTGCTCACCATCGACCCCGCACGCCGGCTCGCCCAGTCCCTCGGCCTCACCGAGCTCGACAACACCCCGCGCCCCGTCGTCGGGGTCGACCCCGCTGCTGGCGGCTCGCTCGACGCGATGATGCTCGACATGAAGCGGACCTTCGACGAGGTGGTCGAGCAGCACGCCACGCCCGACAAGGCCGCCCAGATCCTCGCCAACCCGTTCTACCAGGCGGTGTCGAGCTCGTTCGCAGGCACGCAGGAGTACATGGCCATGGAGAAGCTCGGCCAGCTCCGGGCCGAGGCCGACCGCGACGGGCGGTGGGACCTCGTCGTGGTCGACACCCCGCCCTCGCGCTCCGCCCTCGACTTCCTCGACGCACCCAGCCGGCTCGGGTCGTTCCTCGACGGGCGCTTCATCCGGCTGCTGGCCGCACCGGCCAAGGCTGGCGGGCGCGCCGGGTTCAAGGTCTTCAGCGTCGGCGTCAGCGTGGTCAGCGGCACGCTCACCAAGGTGCTGGGGGGCGAGATGCTGCGCGACGTGCGCACGTTCGTCGCCGCCCTCGACACGATGTTCGGCGGGTTCCGCGAGCGGGCCGACCAGACCTACGCGCTGCTCAAGGACTCCGAGACGGCCTTCGTCGTGGTGGCCGCCCCCGAGCGCGACGCGCTGCGCGAGGCGTCGTTCTTCGCCGGCCGGCTCGACGAGGAAGGTATGCCGCTCGCGGGCCTGGTCGTCAACCGCATCCAGCGGGTCGCCGCACCATCGCTCAGTGCGTCACGAGCGCTGGCCGCAGCCGAACAGCTCGCCGATGCGTCGAACGGCACCGGAACCGCCGCCACCACCGAGGGCCTGCTGCGGCTGCACGCGACCTTGGCCGAGACCGCCGCCCGGCAGGAGGGCTTGGTGAGCCGGTTCACCGCCGGGCACCCCGGCATACCGCTGGTGGAGGTGCCGGCCGCGGCCCAGGACATCCACGACCTCACCGGGTTGCGCGGCATCGCCGCGGCACTGACGCAGGGTTCTCGCGTCTAG
- a CDS encoding WhiB family transcriptional regulator codes for MDDWAPLGACAKSDPDALFVQGAAQQTAKVVCQRCPVIAECLADALDNRTEFGVWGGMTERERRALLKRRPNISSWAALFAQARSQSPAESA; via the coding sequence ATGGATGACTGGGCCCCGCTCGGAGCCTGTGCGAAGTCCGATCCAGACGCGCTGTTCGTCCAGGGGGCGGCCCAGCAGACGGCCAAGGTGGTCTGCCAGCGGTGCCCGGTGATCGCTGAGTGCCTGGCCGACGCCCTCGACAACCGAACCGAGTTCGGCGTGTGGGGTGGCATGACCGAACGCGAGCGTCGCGCCCTGCTCAAGCGGCGCCCGAACATCAGCTCGTGGGCGGCCCTCTTTGCGCAGGCCCGCTCGCAGTCGCCCGCCGAGAGTGCCTGA
- a CDS encoding transglycosylase domain-containing protein, with protein sequence MHGRVTNLGNVVSLLGAFVATSMVMGLLAAGLLIPAVGATGSAATSGVQMFDNLPGEFTASPLSQQSKILDAKGNVIATPQEENRIIVSLDQVAPIMQKAQIAIEDSRFYEHGGVDPRGIARALVSNAQGSGTQGASTLTQQYVKLTLQENALRANNEEAAKAAVARSYTRKLQELKYAVTLEKEMTKNQILQGYLNLAYYGDLAYGIEAASQHYFSTSAKKLTLPQAALLAGLVQNPGTTDPVHFPAKAQARRDVVLDRMHTLGIINDKDWTAAKAIPVKKMLKVKQPLSNCAASSQPYFCSYVLAYLKKMPELGKSVPERIKNITQGGLTIQTTLNPDIQTMAAHQLSQRVPVGNKVQIGGAASIVEPGTGKVLAMVQNTTYGTAKNAAAKGVTQVNWNVDRDYGGENGFQIGSTAKMYAIVTALQSGIPVNGTIPSKFATPTKPAFYSLKEQGACPAMQDWPVRNDDVIGGKPLPFATAVAKSVNTAFASLVFKLGTPNVLNTMKKLHLHQGSGSAPPCLPAAVTLGATDTTPLTLASSYATIAANGKYCPPDPILSITTNDKKPLTLRANPCAQVIDPDIAKGTTQLLTHVITEGTAKGDGLSGGRPSAGKTGTTSDHVESWFVGYTPQLATAVWVGTPYSERPMQRINLAGQYYPEVFGATIAAPVWQAIMNGASQGLAIRQFDQPSDRLLNGDLLAVPYVSGMTIDQASAVLRGAGFSVQVSGQTNSTLPRGVVVFTTPSGTAVRGTTIGLVLSTGSVPPPPPAPTPTTSAPTPPTPTPKPSKKH encoded by the coding sequence ATGCATGGACGTGTCACCAACCTCGGCAACGTCGTCAGCCTGCTCGGAGCCTTCGTCGCCACGTCGATGGTCATGGGTCTGCTCGCGGCCGGTCTGCTGATCCCAGCAGTGGGCGCCACCGGCAGCGCGGCGACCTCCGGTGTCCAGATGTTCGACAACCTCCCGGGGGAGTTCACGGCCTCGCCGCTGTCGCAGCAGTCCAAGATCCTCGACGCCAAGGGCAACGTCATCGCCACGCCGCAGGAGGAGAACCGCATCATCGTCTCCCTCGACCAGGTGGCGCCGATCATGCAGAAGGCGCAGATCGCGATCGAGGACAGCCGGTTCTACGAGCACGGCGGGGTGGACCCGCGCGGCATCGCCCGAGCCCTCGTCTCCAACGCCCAGGGGTCGGGCACCCAGGGTGCGTCCACGCTGACCCAGCAGTACGTCAAGCTCACCCTCCAGGAGAACGCCCTGCGGGCGAACAACGAAGAGGCCGCCAAGGCCGCCGTCGCCCGCAGCTACACCCGCAAGCTCCAGGAGCTCAAGTACGCGGTCACCCTGGAGAAGGAGATGACCAAGAACCAGATCCTGCAGGGCTACCTCAACCTCGCGTACTACGGCGACCTGGCGTACGGCATCGAGGCCGCCTCGCAGCACTACTTCAGCACCAGCGCCAAGAAGCTCACGCTCCCCCAGGCGGCCCTGCTCGCCGGTCTCGTCCAGAACCCGGGCACGACCGACCCGGTGCACTTCCCGGCGAAGGCCCAGGCCCGCCGCGACGTCGTGCTTGACCGCATGCACACCCTCGGCATCATCAACGACAAGGACTGGACGGCCGCCAAGGCCATCCCCGTCAAGAAGATGCTCAAGGTCAAGCAGCCGCTGAGCAACTGCGCCGCGTCCAGCCAGCCTTACTTCTGCAGCTACGTGCTGGCTTACCTCAAGAAGATGCCCGAGCTCGGCAAGTCCGTGCCCGAGCGCATCAAGAACATCACCCAGGGCGGGCTGACGATCCAGACCACCCTCAACCCCGACATCCAGACCATGGCCGCCCACCAGCTGTCGCAGCGCGTGCCGGTCGGCAACAAGGTGCAGATCGGCGGTGCGGCCAGCATCGTCGAGCCGGGCACCGGCAAGGTCCTGGCCATGGTGCAGAACACGACCTATGGCACCGCGAAGAACGCCGCGGCCAAGGGCGTGACGCAGGTCAACTGGAACGTCGACCGGGACTACGGCGGTGAGAACGGTTTCCAGATCGGGTCCACCGCGAAGATGTACGCCATCGTCACGGCCCTGCAGAGCGGCATACCGGTCAACGGCACGATTCCCTCGAAGTTCGCCACCCCCACCAAGCCTGCGTTCTACTCGCTCAAGGAGCAGGGCGCCTGCCCGGCGATGCAGGACTGGCCGGTCCGCAACGACGACGTCATCGGGGGCAAGCCGCTTCCGTTCGCCACCGCCGTGGCCAAGTCGGTCAACACGGCCTTCGCCTCCCTCGTGTTCAAGCTCGGCACCCCGAACGTCCTCAACACCATGAAGAAGCTGCACCTGCACCAGGGCAGCGGTTCGGCGCCGCCGTGCCTGCCCGCTGCGGTCACCCTCGGCGCGACGGACACGACGCCGCTGACCCTGGCGAGCTCCTACGCGACGATCGCCGCCAACGGCAAGTACTGCCCCCCGGACCCGATCCTGTCGATCACCACCAACGACAAGAAGCCGCTGACGCTGCGGGCCAACCCCTGCGCGCAGGTCATCGACCCCGACATCGCCAAGGGCACGACCCAGCTGCTGACCCACGTGATCACCGAGGGCACCGCCAAGGGTGACGGCCTGTCCGGCGGGCGCCCGTCCGCCGGCAAGACCGGTACCACCAGCGACCACGTCGAGTCGTGGTTCGTCGGCTACACCCCTCAGCTGGCGACGGCGGTGTGGGTCGGCACGCCCTACAGCGAGCGGCCGATGCAGCGGATCAACCTCGCCGGGCAGTACTACCCCGAGGTCTTCGGCGCCACGATCGCAGCGCCGGTGTGGCAGGCGATCATGAACGGTGCGTCCCAGGGCTTGGCCATCCGCCAGTTCGACCAGCCGAGCGACAGGCTGCTCAACGGCGACCTCCTGGCCGTGCCCTATGTCAGCGGCATGACCATCGACCAGGCCAGCGCGGTGCTGCGTGGCGCCGGCTTCTCGGTGCAGGTCAGCGGCCAGACCAACAGCACCCTGCCAAGGGGTGTGGTGGTCTTCACGACGCCGAGCGGCACCGCGGTGCGGGGCACGACCATCGGGCTGGTCCTCTCGACCGGCAGCGTCCCGCCACCGCCACCGGCGCCGACACCGACCACGTCCGCGCCGACCCCGCCGACCCCGACACCCAAGCCATCGAAGAAGCACTGA